From the genome of Eucalyptus grandis isolate ANBG69807.140 chromosome 2, ASM1654582v1, whole genome shotgun sequence, one region includes:
- the LOC120290537 gene encoding protein FAR1-RELATED SEQUENCE 7-like, whose amino-acid sequence MGVGEEEFEHEPYVGLEFDTADDAHIFYGNYASRVGFRIRSGQLYRSRVDGSVCNRRFVCWKEGFQINSRTGCPAFIRVKKSDSGKWVLDQFVKDHSHDLDTCEENHLANSWGKSSATTAQVVDLCRKPQIKQLDVVDNGCSSSSSIVSAKCIKPGANEGLVKLEPYVGLKFDSANEAYQYYDTYAGNVGFRVRIGQLFRSKNDGSITSRRFVCSKEGFQHPSRVGCGAFMRIKRHDNGRWIVDRYQLEHNHELEMQMKANRGSASRKLLDEINETSEKLDIAKKHNGSLVKKHRVNNIGSDWYTVLHNYFQNRQAEDIRFFYAVDVQMGCCRSLFWADGRSRFSCSRFGYAIIFYTSYKQNNYVVPFATFVGVNHHKQPVLLGCALVANESKESFIWLFETWLRAMSGCHPNSIIADHDDSILQAIAQVFPSSHHRFSMWQIKTKECEHLSPLGSDCKYEYEKCVYQSHTVGEFDAAWDALLSKYSLRENAWLKEMYEKRENWVPLYLRGTLFAGIPIDGLDAFFDPCLNSQTSLEEFVLRYEQGLEQRCGNERKEDYNSFNLQAYLQTNEPMEEQCRRLYTLSVFKVFQRELLQSYSYLGAKIHEQGAICRYLIYKCGNENEKHIVTFCSSNLDVSCGCQMFESEGVLCRHALRLFQILDIRELPSCYILHRWTRSAEYGTVRDFESGGSSHEIKAKMVWSLREIAAKYVEFGATSFEKYKLAYEIMHEGGRKLCRQS is encoded by the coding sequence ATGGGGGTGGGGGAAGAAGAGTTTGAACATGAGCCATATGTGGGGTTGGAGTTTGATACTGCGGACGATGCTCATATTTTCTATGGCAATTATGCATCACGAGTGGGTTTTAGAATACGATCTGGTCAATTGTATCGATCGCGAGTGGATGGATCGGTTTGTAACAGGAGATTTGTGTGCTGGAAAGAAGGGTTTCAAATTAATTCAAGGACAGGATGCCCTGCATTCATAAGGGTGAAAAAGTCTGATTCTGGCAAGTGGGTCCTTGACCAATTTGTGAAAGATCATAGTCATGATCTCGACACTTGTGAGGAGAATCATCTTGCCAATTCCTGGGGCAAAAGTTCAGCAACAACTGCTCAAGTAGTTGATTTGTGCCGTAAGCCACAGATAAAACAGCTTGATGTTGTTGATAATGGatgctcatcttcttcaagtatTGTCAGTGCCAAGTGCATTAAACCGGGGGCAAATGAAGGACTAGTGAAACTTGAGCCCTATGTGGGTCTAAAGTTTGATTCAGCTAACGAAGCATACCAGTATTATGATACATATGCTGGGAATGTGGGATTTAGAGTTCGTATTGGTCAGTTGTTTCGATCAAAGAATGATGGTTCAATTACTTCTCGGAGATTTGTATGCTCGAAAGAAGGATTTCAGCATCCTTCTAGGGTTGGGTGTGGTGCATTTATGAGGATTAAGAGGCATGATAATGGAAGGTGGATTGTTGATCGTTATCAATTAGAGCATAACCATGAGCTTGAGATGCAAATGAAAGCCAACAGAGGTTCGGCTTCTAGGAAACTTTTAGATGAGATTAATGAAACATCGGAAAAACTAGACATTGCTAAAAAGCACAATGGGAGCCTCGTAAAGAAACATCGTGTGAACAACATAGGAAGTGATTGGTATACCGTGCTTCATAATTACTTTCAGAACCGACAGGCTGAGGACATCAGATTCTTTTATGCTGTCGATGTACAGATGGGTTGCTGTAGAAGTCTTTTCTGGGCTGATGGCAGATCTAGGTTTTCCTGCAGTCGGTTCGGTTATGCCATCATTTTTTATACCTCCTATAAGCAAAACAATTATGTGGTGCCATTTGCTACTTTTGTTGGTGTTAATCACCACAAGCAGCCGGTTCTTCTTGGATGTGCTCTAGTTGCTAATGAATCGAAGGAGTCCTTCATATGGTTATTTGAGACATGGCTCAGGGCAATGTCTGGGTGCCATCCCAATTCAATAATAGCTGATCATGATGATTCCATTCTGCAAGCGATTGCACAAGTTTTTCCTTCGAGTCATCATCGATTCTCAATGTGGCAAATTAAGACAAAAGAATGTGAGCATTTGAGTCCACTGGGTAGTGATTGTAAATATGAATATGAGAAATGTGTTTATCAAAGTCATACAGTTGGCGAATTTGATGCTGCATGGGATGCTCTTCTCAGCAAATATAGCCTGAGGGAAAATGCTTGGCTGAAGGAAATGTATGAAAAGCGTGAAAACTGGGTTCCACTGTACTTACGTGGAACACTTTTTGCTGGAATTCCCATTGATGGTCTAGATGCCTTTTTTGATCCATGTTTAAATTCTCAAACATCACTTGAAGAATTTGTCCTCAGATATGAGCAAGGTTTGGAGCAACGTTGTGGcaatgaaaggaaagaagattaTAATTCATTCAACTTGCAAGCATATTTGCAGACAAATGAACCAATGGAAGAGCAATGTAGGAGGCTTTATACCCTTTCTGTTTTCAAAGTTTTCCAGAGGGAACTTTTACAAAGCTACAGTTATCTGGGTGCCAAGATTCATGAACAAGGGGCCATCTGCAGATATTTGATCTATAAGTGTGGCAATGAGAATGAGAAACATATTGTTACCTTTTGTTCATCCAATCTCGATGTGAGTTGTGGCTGTCAAATGTTTGAATCAGAGGGTGTATTGTGTAGACATGCTTTGAGATTGTTCCAGATTCTAGATATTAGGGAGCTTCCATCTTGCTACATCTTACATAGGTGGACGAGGAGTGCTGAGTATGGCACTGTACGTGATTTTGAATCAGGAGGTAGCTCCCATGAAATTAAGGCTAAGATGGTCTGGAGTCTTCGTGAAATTGCTGCCAAATATGTAGAGTTTGGTGCCAcatcttttgagaaatacaAACTTGCTTATGAAATTATGCATGAGGGTGGGAGAAAACTTTGCCGGCAGAGTTAA